The genomic region CTGGCAAGAGGCAGTCATGAATGATTGATTATAATAATAAAAAATATATATAACAAATGAACCAGTGCTGATTCAGCGCTGGTTCATTTTGTTTATACAAATTAAGACTATAGCTCTACATTTAATGTCTAATTATGTCGAAATATATATCATATGACCTAAGAGGAGAAATGAACATGTTTCGTAAAAGCACTGAATCTACCAAACAACTTCGTATAGATGAGCATCAAAAATTACTGGAGTATAGTCGTAAGCTGGTTGCAAACGCAGAAAAGGGCGACTATGGTACATGGGTCGAAGATGGTATTGAATTTCAGAATACCAATGAAATAGCCAGTAACATCAAAAAAGCAGTACATATGATGAAAGCACAAAACGAAGCTGTGGAAATGCGTCTTAAGATGCTGAATCAGGCGATGAATGTGGGATTATGGGAATCTGAAATCGTTGCCGGTGATGCGCTGGATAACAATAATATCATCGCATTTTCGAATGAATTCCGCCAAATGTTAGGTTTCCATAATGCCAAGGATTATCCCGATTCCTTTGCAAGCTGGGCCAAATCTATCTATCCGGATGACAGACCTCAGCTAGTGCAGGAGATTATGAAACATGTGAATGACCCTGGAGCAACGAATGCTTATAACGTAATTAGTCGTATGATTACAAAAAGTGGAGAAATCCGCTGGTTCCGATGTCTTGGACAAGTCGTCCGAAATCAGGCTGGCGTTCCGGTCAAACTTCTGGGCATCATGTTTGATATTCATGAGGAAAAAAGTAAGTCCGATGAGCTGGAAGCACTCGTCACCCGATATGATCTGGTTAACCGCGCCTTGGTGGAGGCACCGTGGGATATGACCGTTGTGGCAGGAGATGTGGTTAACCCGAATAATGAATTTTGGTGGTCACCCCAGTTCCGCAGAGAATTAGGGTTCAAAGACGAGCAGGATTTCCCGAATGTGTTCAGCAGCTGGAGCAGCCGATTGCATCCGGAAGACCATGATCGGACGATCAATGAATTTGCCAGACATATGAATGATTACAGTGGCCGTACGCCGTACGATCTGGATTATCGTCTGCAACGCAAAGACGGGGAGTATCGGTGGTACCACGCGGGTGGAGAGACCATTCGGGATCAGGATGGAGTACCGCTCCGTGTAGCTGGAACGATTCGTGATGTAACCCATGAGAAGAACAAGGAGCAGATCGTGGAAGCCATGAATATGAAAACAAAACAATTGTCGGAGTCCATTGGTGAGATGGTACGTGGAATCAACTCGATTACTGATCAGGCACAGGATTTGGTAACTGCACAGGAATTGTCTGCCGATGCAGCCATTCAAGTGAAAAGCAGTGCAGATGATACGAAGAATATCACCGTGTTTATTCGAGAGATAGCCAGTCAGACCAATCTACTCGGTCTGAATGCAGCCATTGAAGCCGCGCGAGCGGGAGAGCTGGGACTGGGGTTCGGCGTCGTTGCAGGTGAAGTGCGTAAACTGGCTGATCACAGTTCGGAGGCCACAGTAAATATCGAAGATAGCATGCAGCAGATGAAAACACTGATTGATCAGATTCTTGAGCACATCGGTAATATGTCCACATTAACGCAAAATCAAGCTGCTCTGACACAACAGGTAAATGCTTCAATGGATGAGATCAACACCATGTCACAGGATCTGGTTAATTACTCGCGGAATCTATAATCTCGAAGCCGTTTGTTGTAACATCACGATCATTGGCACACATCATCAACAAAAAACCACCGGGAGGCATTTCTGCTTCCGGTGGTTTTTGTATTCCTTATTTATAGCTAAGATTATAGCTACAGTTTCAGCTATTTGATTAAACTTGTTGAACCTTGATCAGGTTTGTATTACCAGATTGACCGATTGGAACACCAGCGGACAATACAATGATGTCACCTTTTTCGATGTAACCTGTTTTGATTGCGTTACGAGTAGCAGACTCGAACATTTCATCCGTAGTGGTTACTTTGTCGCCCATGACCGGAATGACACCGGAGAGCAGGCAGATTTTTGCCAATACTTCTTCGTGTTGTGTAACTGCGATGATTGGTGCTTTTGGACGATACTTCGAGATCATGCGTGCTGTGAATCCACTCTCAGTCGAAGTGATGATTGCTTTTGCATTCAGTACGAGGGAAGAACTTACAGCGCCCTGACTGATAACTTCAGTAATATCAGCGATCTGTTGAGCCGATTTTTGTGCGAATTGCTCTTTGTAATCAATCATTGTTTCAGCTCGGCGAGCAACAGCAGCCATCGTGCGCACGGATTGTACCGGATATTTACCAGCAGCCGATTCACCAGACAACATCACAACGTCTGCACCTTGGAGTACGGCGTTCGCTACGTCACTTACCTCGGAACGAGTAGGACGCGGGTTCACTTGCATGGACTCAAGCATGTGTGTAGCTACGATAACCGGTTTACCAGCGCGGTTACATTTATCGATCATTTCTTTTTGCATCATTGGTACGTCTTCGATCGGTACTTCAACCCCGAGATCTCCACGAGCTACCATGATACCGTCAGATGCTTCAATAATGTCATCCAGGTTGGTCATACCTTCCTGGTTTTCAATTTTGGAGATGATCTGAACGTGGTCTACACCGCGTTCTTTCAAAATGCTGCGGATTTCACGGATGTCGTCGCCTTTACGAACAAAGGATGCTGCGATAATTTCGATATCGTTTTCGATCCCGAATCCGATGTGCATAACGTCACGCTCAGTTACACCTGGCAGTGTCGTTTTGATTCCTGGCAAGTTAACCCCTTTGCGTGGTTTCAGAATGCCGCCACTGATAATTTTACAATGGATATCGGATCCTTCCACGGACAATACAGTCAGATCCACAAGGCCATCATCGATGAGGATACGATCGCC from Paenibacillus sp. FSL R5-0341 harbors:
- a CDS encoding PAS domain-containing protein yields the protein MFRKSTESTKQLRIDEHQKLLEYSRKLVANAEKGDYGTWVEDGIEFQNTNEIASNIKKAVHMMKAQNEAVEMRLKMLNQAMNVGLWESEIVAGDALDNNNIIAFSNEFRQMLGFHNAKDYPDSFASWAKSIYPDDRPQLVQEIMKHVNDPGATNAYNVISRMITKSGEIRWFRCLGQVVRNQAGVPVKLLGIMFDIHEEKSKSDELEALVTRYDLVNRALVEAPWDMTVVAGDVVNPNNEFWWSPQFRRELGFKDEQDFPNVFSSWSSRLHPEDHDRTINEFARHMNDYSGRTPYDLDYRLQRKDGEYRWYHAGGETIRDQDGVPLRVAGTIRDVTHEKNKEQIVEAMNMKTKQLSESIGEMVRGINSITDQAQDLVTAQELSADAAIQVKSSADDTKNITVFIREIASQTNLLGLNAAIEAARAGELGLGFGVVAGEVRKLADHSSEATVNIEDSMQQMKTLIDQILEHIGNMSTLTQNQAALTQQVNASMDEINTMSQDLVNYSRNL
- the pyk gene encoding pyruvate kinase yields the protein MLKTKIICTMGPACDSIELLKVMIQEGMTVARLNMAHGELEDHVTRINNIRKAASELNTYVPIMMDIKGPEVRIGKLKEASCHLQAGKELILTTEEILGDAERISVNYPELNLVVKPGDRILIDDGLVDLTVLSVEGSDIHCKIISGGILKPRKGVNLPGIKTTLPGVTERDVMHIGFGIENDIEIIAASFVRKGDDIREIRSILKERGVDHVQIISKIENQEGMTNLDDIIEASDGIMVARGDLGVEVPIEDVPMMQKEMIDKCNRAGKPVIVATHMLESMQVNPRPTRSEVSDVANAVLQGADVVMLSGESAAGKYPVQSVRTMAAVARRAETMIDYKEQFAQKSAQQIADITEVISQGAVSSSLVLNAKAIITSTESGFTARMISKYRPKAPIIAVTQHEEVLAKICLLSGVIPVMGDKVTTTDEMFESATRNAIKTGYIEKGDIIVLSAGVPIGQSGNTNLIKVQQV